A portion of the Bulleidia sp. zg-1006 genome contains these proteins:
- a CDS encoding HlyC/CorC family transporter, which translates to MTPNSVYLFSLIVLILFSGIFSAIETSFSSANKIRLRSMVNDGNENAKKVLKIVDDFDRFLMTVLIGNNIVNIASATIGTLLFTRYFQDKGPTISTIVITTVVLLFGEITPKSIAKMIPERSSCAMVGFVQGMIFLFAPFTWLLSGWKWLTNKMIPIEEEDGDITDDLITMVDEAEKEGDLQEHESSLISAAIEFNELEVKDVLTPRVDIVAVDVNADLKEIEETFRMNSYSRLPVYEETIDNIIGVIHEKDFYDLLYHKKSNLHSIITKVINTSPNTHIYELLQLLQREKLHMAVVLDEWGGTDGLITLEDIVEELVGEIWDEHDVVEEFYTKISENEYLVKGEAEVDDLFERFDIQVNEEEEDDYNSVSGWAIAQLEHIPQVNESFQFENLFVQITKADSRKVNEVRIRVEEKQQEEEE; encoded by the coding sequence ATGACTCCCAATTCTGTTTATCTATTTAGTTTAATAGTCTTAATCCTTTTTTCCGGTATTTTTTCAGCCATTGAAACAAGTTTTAGCTCCGCCAATAAAATCCGTTTGCGTTCGATGGTGAACGATGGCAATGAAAATGCCAAGAAAGTTTTAAAAATAGTCGATGATTTTGATCGCTTTTTAATGACGGTTTTAATTGGAAATAATATTGTGAATATTGCTTCAGCAACCATTGGGACTTTATTATTTACTCGTTACTTTCAAGATAAAGGACCAACCATTTCGACAATCGTGATTACCACGGTGGTTTTATTGTTTGGTGAAATTACACCGAAATCTATTGCTAAGATGATACCGGAGCGCTCTAGTTGTGCTATGGTTGGCTTTGTCCAAGGAATGATATTCCTTTTTGCACCATTTACTTGGTTATTATCGGGTTGGAAATGGTTAACGAATAAGATGATTCCAATTGAAGAAGAAGACGGTGATATTACGGATGATTTAATTACGATGGTCGATGAAGCTGAAAAAGAAGGTGATCTTCAAGAGCATGAATCTTCTTTAATTTCAGCCGCCATTGAATTTAATGAATTAGAAGTAAAAGATGTTTTAACACCACGTGTGGATATTGTGGCTGTAGATGTGAACGCAGATTTAAAAGAAATCGAAGAAACTTTCCGCATGAATTCTTATAGCCGTTTACCAGTCTATGAAGAAACCATTGATAACATTATTGGCGTTATTCATGAAAAAGACTTTTATGACCTTTTATATCATAAGAAATCTAATTTACATTCCATCATCACAAAAGTGATTAATACCAGTCCAAACACTCATATTTATGAACTGTTACAGCTTTTACAAAGAGAAAAGCTCCATATGGCTGTCGTCTTGGATGAATGGGGTGGCACCGATGGCTTGATTACATTGGAAGATATTGTCGAAGAGTTGGTTGGGGAAATCTGGGATGAGCATGACGTTGTCGAAGAATTCTATACCAAAATTTCGGAAAACGAATATTTAGTTAAAGGCGAAGCGGAAGTGGATGATTTATTTGAACGCTTTGATATTCAAGTGAATGAAGAGGAAGAGGATGACTATAACTCGGTATCTGGTTGGGCAATTGCTCAATTAGAACACATTCCTCAAGTGAATGAATCTTTCCAATTTGAGAATTTATTTGTTCAAATTACGAAAGCAGATAGTCGTAAGGTTAATGAAGTTCGTATCCGTGTGGAAGAAAAACAACAGGAGGAAGAGGAATAA
- a CDS encoding ISNCY family transposase → MKRIRLSMKEQEKYLTIKDLIDHHGNKKRAALKLGVSIRTINRLIIVYRNKGKAGFVHGNRNRPSAHCLTQELSSHIIHLYQSIYQDAGFNFSHFTQFLSEKHDIHVSLSSVRRILNEVGIFSPNEHRCSKKKRSIMSLKQTKPTLTDTELNVAVNHELSLQLAHPRKARCKNFGEEIQMDGSIHNWFGENKATLHLAIDNATGVIVGAYFDKQETLHGYYHCFHQILSNYGVPYQFLTDRRTVFEYERRTNKSAENDVLTQFGYACNTLGVTIETSGVSQYKGQIERANRTFQDRLVSELKMENITTIEKANQYLIETFVPNFNRRFAQDYTKYPSVIESSPGEETINLTLSVICERKFDNGSCISYKNKYYQAYNQNNQLIAFKPKTKALVIKTLNNTLYVTVDDCVYALFELEKNKKVSANFDTDDTKEKKPKQVHIPPMSHPWKRDSFIRQQQRAHQHKQFTR, encoded by the coding sequence ATGAAGAGGATACGATTATCTATGAAAGAACAAGAAAAATATTTAACAATCAAAGATTTAATTGACCATCACGGCAATAAGAAACGAGCAGCTTTAAAACTTGGTGTTTCTATTCGTACAATCAATCGTTTAATTATTGTCTATCGGAATAAAGGAAAAGCCGGTTTCGTTCACGGAAACAGAAACCGACCATCTGCTCATTGCCTCACACAAGAATTAAGCTCTCACATCATACATCTTTATCAATCGATTTATCAAGATGCGGGCTTTAATTTTTCTCATTTCACCCAATTCTTAAGTGAAAAACATGATATCCATGTCAGTCTTTCTTCGGTTAGAAGAATTTTAAATGAAGTAGGTATCTTCTCCCCTAATGAACACCGCTGTTCAAAAAAGAAAAGAAGTATCATGTCTTTAAAACAAACGAAACCGACTCTCACGGATACGGAACTAAATGTGGCTGTCAATCATGAATTAAGTTTACAACTAGCTCATCCAAGAAAAGCTCGATGTAAGAATTTTGGGGAAGAAATACAAATGGATGGCTCTATTCATAATTGGTTTGGTGAAAATAAGGCAACACTACATCTAGCGATTGATAATGCCACAGGCGTGATTGTAGGTGCTTATTTTGACAAGCAAGAAACACTTCACGGCTATTATCACTGTTTTCACCAAATCCTTTCTAACTATGGCGTACCCTATCAATTTCTTACCGATAGACGAACTGTTTTTGAGTATGAAAGACGCACGAATAAATCGGCTGAAAATGATGTCTTAACGCAATTCGGTTATGCCTGTAACACTCTTGGCGTTACCATTGAAACTTCCGGTGTTAGCCAATACAAGGGGCAAATAGAAAGAGCGAATAGAACCTTTCAAGACCGCTTAGTTAGTGAGTTAAAAATGGAGAATATAACAACCATAGAAAAAGCCAACCAATATCTTATTGAAACCTTCGTACCTAATTTTAATAGGCGTTTTGCTCAAGATTATACGAAATACCCTTCGGTAATAGAAAGTAGTCCCGGCGAAGAGACAATCAATCTAACATTATCAGTTATATGCGAAAGAAAATTCGATAATGGCTCCTGTATAAGCTATAAAAACAAATATTACCAAGCCTATAATCAAAATAATCAATTAATCGCCTTTAAGCCTAAGACAAAAGCCTTAGTCATTAAAACCCTAAACAATACCCTATACGTAACGGTAGATGATTGTGTGTATGCTCTATTTGAATTAGAAAAGAACAAGAAAGTCTCTGCAAATTTTGACACTGATGACACAAAAGAAAAAAAGCCGAAACAGGTACATATACCGCCAATGAGTCATCCTTGGAAAAGAGATTCATTTATTCGTCAACAACAAAGAGCACATCAACACAAGCAATTTACACGATGA
- a CDS encoding 16S rRNA (uracil(1498)-N(3))-methyltransferase — MYQYFCQTKPEVDQIYTLSKEQEHHAHHVLRLNQELIRLVYEGKAYFAKAEVMNGKFQCYVEREDSCVNELEQNITLCMALIRKEKFEWILQKATELGVKRIVPFTSSRTIVKVQKEKEKKVRERYKQIVLAASQQCKRNCLPEVTEAVRLQDLKNYQSEENVVAYEAKKQDHSFFDLNSKKDTTIVIGAEGGFSLEEIQVLEEMGFQSISLGKRILRAETAAIFALSVLAMKEI; from the coding sequence ATGTATCAATATTTTTGTCAAACAAAACCGGAAGTAGACCAAATCTACACTTTATCCAAGGAACAAGAACACCATGCCCATCATGTGCTCCGTCTAAACCAAGAGCTTATTCGTCTGGTTTATGAAGGAAAGGCTTACTTTGCGAAAGCAGAAGTGATGAATGGTAAGTTTCAATGTTATGTTGAAAGAGAAGATTCTTGTGTAAATGAGTTAGAACAAAACATTACTTTGTGCATGGCTTTAATCCGAAAAGAGAAGTTTGAATGGATTCTTCAAAAAGCAACGGAATTGGGTGTGAAAAGAATTGTTCCTTTTACAAGCTCACGAACAATAGTGAAGGTTCAAAAAGAAAAAGAAAAAAAGGTACGAGAACGTTATAAACAAATCGTTTTGGCGGCCAGCCAACAATGCAAGCGAAATTGCCTTCCAGAAGTAACAGAAGCTGTTCGACTTCAAGATTTAAAGAATTACCAAAGTGAAGAAAATGTAGTTGCCTATGAAGCTAAAAAGCAAGATCATTCTTTCTTTGATTTAAATTCTAAAAAGGATACGACGATTGTGATTGGTGCTGAAGGTGGCTTTAGTTTAGAAGAAATTCAAGTATTGGAAGAAATGGGATTTCAATCGATTAGTTTAGGAAAGCGTATCTTAAGGGCAGAAACAGCCGCTATTTTTGCGCTATCTGTTCTGGCTATGAAGGAGATATAA
- the deoC gene encoding deoxyribose-phosphate aldolase: MNLNKYIDHTLLKPDATKAQILQLCEEAKKYSFMTCMVNPSWIPTVKEALKGSDVLTACVIGFPLGAMTCATKVFETKNALEMGADEIDMVLNIGQLKDGNDQYVIDEIKAVKEACGNHCLKVIIETCLLTDEEKTRATKDVILGGADFVKTSTGFSTHGATVEDVKILKVAAGEAIKVKAAGGVRSKADLHAMIEAGAERIGTSSGVKLMEE; this comes from the coding sequence ATGAATTTGAACAAATATATTGATCATACACTATTAAAACCAGACGCAACGAAGGCACAAATTCTTCAATTATGCGAGGAAGCGAAAAAATATAGCTTTATGACTTGCATGGTAAATCCAAGTTGGATTCCAACTGTTAAGGAAGCTTTAAAAGGTTCGGATGTTTTAACAGCTTGTGTCATTGGTTTTCCATTGGGTGCAATGACTTGCGCTACAAAGGTTTTTGAAACAAAGAATGCCCTTGAAATGGGTGCTGATGAAATTGATATGGTTTTAAACATTGGTCAATTAAAGGATGGCAATGATCAATATGTGATTGATGAAATAAAGGCAGTTAAGGAAGCTTGTGGTAATCATTGTTTAAAGGTCATCATTGAAACTTGTTTATTAACAGATGAAGAAAAGACAAGAGCAACTAAGGATGTTATCTTAGGTGGTGCTGATTTCGTTAAGACAAGCACCGGTTTTTCAACTCATGGAGCAACTGTAGAAGATGTGAAGATTTTGAAAGTTGCTGCTGGTGAAGCGATTAAAGTAAAGGCTGCTGGAGGTGTTCGTTCAAAAGCTGATTTACATGCAATGATTGAAGCTGGAGCAGAACGTATCGGAACTTCTTCAGGCGTGAAGTTAATGGAAGAATAA
- a CDS encoding ATP-dependent helicase, with protein sequence MINLEEFNEQQKEAVVSEEKYLRVVAGAGSGKTKVLTSRIVYLMEEKKESPSQILAITFTNKAANEMRNRVFKMIGEMGHSPTICTVHSLGLKILRSESEFNDDFRNFGILDSKDQDNILEEIYETFGFYKQEIPYTSAKTFISNAKTKKQRAQELYSQNAKKKLVQIYEEYLKKQEKLYVYDFDDFIIKSVELLEKNEDFLKYWQEKFTHILVDEFQDIDKQQFQLIRLLVGEKNNLFVVGDPDQSIYTWRGAEVEIIDNLEEAYPSLKTVLLEQNYRSSKSILEVANQLIKNNKERIEKNLFTKKSGEKVQVNWFKNRKRECAFVAKKIINLHEKGVKYRDIAVLYRANYLSREVENQMDVYDIPYGIYGGYRFFDRMEIKDVLAFLRVIVLEDDLSLMRIINKPKRFIGKTTIEKGLELAGEEKISLFTALSKLETTEKTKKSIENFKAIILKWRELLQTQKIKFSEFTNGLLSDLGYFELLNYDGTGERKENIIEFFKDLDSFESEYPNESLFVYLEQVFLRSQKYDENVDKVKLMSVHSAKGLEFHTVFVVDMDDGVFPNKKALGGRKGKEEERRLAYVALTRSKEKLFISYTGFSSEFIDEIADNKHICKTIH encoded by the coding sequence ATGATTAATTTAGAAGAATTTAACGAGCAACAAAAAGAAGCGGTTGTCAGTGAAGAAAAATATCTAAGAGTTGTTGCTGGAGCAGGTTCAGGGAAGACAAAAGTACTAACAAGTAGAATTGTATATTTGATGGAAGAAAAGAAAGAAAGTCCCAGCCAAATTCTAGCGATTACTTTTACGAATAAGGCGGCGAATGAAATGCGAAATAGAGTTTTTAAAATGATTGGGGAAATGGGTCATTCTCCAACCATTTGTACAGTGCATTCTTTGGGCTTAAAAATTTTACGCAGTGAAAGTGAGTTCAATGATGATTTTAGAAATTTTGGTATTTTAGATTCAAAAGACCAAGATAATATTTTGGAAGAAATTTATGAAACCTTTGGGTTTTACAAACAAGAAATTCCGTATACTTCTGCTAAAACATTTATTTCTAACGCTAAAACCAAGAAACAAAGGGCACAGGAATTGTATAGTCAAAATGCGAAGAAAAAATTAGTGCAAATATATGAAGAATATCTAAAAAAACAAGAAAAATTGTATGTTTATGATTTTGATGACTTTATCATTAAAAGCGTTGAACTCTTAGAAAAAAACGAGGATTTTTTGAAGTATTGGCAAGAAAAATTTACCCATATTTTAGTAGATGAATTTCAAGATATAGACAAGCAACAATTTCAATTAATACGTTTATTGGTTGGAGAAAAGAATAACTTGTTTGTTGTAGGCGACCCTGACCAAAGCATTTATACATGGCGTGGGGCAGAGGTTGAAATTATTGACAATTTAGAAGAAGCTTATCCTAGTTTGAAAACAGTTCTGCTAGAGCAGAATTATCGTTCAAGTAAAAGTATTTTAGAAGTAGCAAACCAACTGATTAAAAACAACAAAGAACGAATTGAAAAAAATCTTTTCACTAAAAAAAGTGGTGAAAAGGTTCAGGTAAACTGGTTCAAAAATAGAAAACGAGAATGTGCTTTTGTGGCAAAGAAAATAATCAATCTTCATGAAAAAGGGGTGAAGTATAGAGATATTGCTGTATTATATCGAGCAAACTATTTGTCAAGAGAAGTGGAGAATCAAATGGATGTATACGATATTCCTTATGGAATATATGGTGGTTATCGTTTCTTTGACCGAATGGAAATTAAGGATGTATTAGCTTTTTTAAGAGTAATCGTGTTAGAAGATGATTTATCTTTAATGAGAATTATTAATAAACCAAAACGTTTTATTGGTAAAACAACGATTGAAAAAGGCTTAGAATTAGCAGGAGAAGAAAAAATTAGTCTTTTCACAGCCTTGTCAAAACTTGAAACAACCGAAAAAACAAAAAAAAGTATAGAAAATTTCAAAGCGATTATTCTTAAATGGAGAGAATTATTACAGACGCAAAAAATAAAATTTTCAGAGTTTACTAATGGTTTATTATCCGATTTAGGTTACTTTGAACTATTAAATTATGATGGAACCGGCGAAAGAAAAGAAAATATTATTGAGTTTTTCAAAGATTTAGATTCCTTTGAAAGTGAATATCCAAATGAATCACTGTTTGTATACCTAGAGCAAGTATTTTTGAGAAGCCAAAAGTACGATGAAAACGTTGATAAAGTTAAGCTGATGAGTGTTCATTCAGCTAAAGGGTTAGAATTTCACACAGTATTTGTGGTTGACATGGATGATGGTGTTTTTCCTAACAAAAAAGCCTTAGGGGGAAGGAAAGGAAAAGAGGAAGAAAGACGTTTAGCTTATGTGGCTTTGACGAGATCGAAAGAAAAATTATTTATTTCATACACTGGATTTTCATCAGAATTCATTGATGAAATTGCAGACAATAAACATATTTGTAAAACAATCCATTAG
- a CDS encoding cell division protein FtsA has translation MNQKQIYASLELASHEIRLVVGEFFNTRFHILQVVRIPCQGINYKGVENQDALVAGIHKALQQVKEKLKMNIRGVIAAVPSYHFKHLNSKQKVDIEGFDGVITVKDIQNAIQKAETLKYGDKYVRVQCTASRFTVNGISTRKVPIGDRCSQLTVDVDLYFVDKKLAYDIATVIQKAGLNLMDLFVSGFAIAKEAALIEASLNRQIISIDLEYDSTTLNQIYRGKLQNSVLFQGGLVDMVQPIMDEYGLSKEMAVELLKYGTQIDKEVFSKNPIHMWKLKNEELVLLSEEDFMKSILNRVNQWIETVVNTCSPILKTGESTVIVNGEGGEQEGFVKLLNKSLQVETRNYIPESLGGRDAALTTCLGLFYAYQDKLPIYGEMQDSVDVDEFIRQISFRKNSEEKRKEDTLTNRLKSMFMSK, from the coding sequence GTGAATCAGAAACAAATATACGCAAGCCTAGAGTTAGCGAGTCATGAAATCCGTTTAGTGGTTGGAGAATTTTTTAATACTCGGTTTCATATTCTGCAAGTGGTTCGTATTCCTTGCCAAGGAATAAACTATAAAGGCGTTGAAAACCAAGATGCTTTAGTGGCAGGAATTCATAAAGCACTACAACAAGTAAAAGAAAAATTAAAGATGAATATCAGGGGTGTTATTGCGGCAGTTCCTTCGTATCATTTCAAACATTTGAATTCCAAACAAAAGGTGGATATTGAGGGCTTTGATGGAGTGATAACGGTTAAAGATATTCAAAACGCAATCCAAAAGGCGGAAACACTAAAATATGGCGATAAATACGTTCGGGTTCAATGCACAGCCTCGCGTTTTACAGTGAATGGTATTAGCACTAGAAAAGTGCCTATTGGTGATCGTTGTTCACAATTAACCGTGGATGTGGATTTGTATTTTGTGGATAAGAAGTTGGCTTATGATATTGCAACAGTTATTCAAAAAGCCGGTTTAAATTTAATGGATTTATTTGTATCAGGCTTTGCGATTGCTAAAGAGGCCGCGTTGATTGAGGCTTCCTTAAATCGTCAAATTATTTCTATTGATTTAGAATATGATTCGACAACTTTAAATCAAATTTATAGAGGCAAGTTACAAAATTCTGTCTTATTCCAAGGTGGCTTAGTGGATATGGTTCAACCGATTATGGATGAATATGGTCTAAGCAAAGAAATGGCAGTCGAATTGCTGAAATATGGTACACAAATTGATAAGGAAGTCTTTTCGAAAAATCCAATTCATATGTGGAAGTTAAAAAATGAAGAGTTGGTTCTTCTAAGTGAAGAAGATTTCATGAAATCTATTTTAAATCGAGTGAACCAGTGGATAGAAACTGTTGTAAATACTTGCTCACCAATATTGAAAACAGGTGAAAGTACTGTTATAGTTAATGGTGAGGGTGGAGAACAAGAGGGTTTTGTGAAACTCTTAAATAAGAGCCTCCAAGTGGAAACTCGTAATTATATTCCTGAATCTTTAGGGGGAAGAGATGCGGCGTTAACGACTTGTTTGGGTTTGTTCTACGCTTATCAAGATAAACTTCCTATTTATGGAGAAATGCAAGATAGTGTGGATGTGGATGAATTCATCCGCCAGATTTCTTTCCGAAAAAATAGTGAAGAGAAGAGAAAGGAAGATACTCTGACAAATCGTCTAAAGAGTATGTTTATGAGTAAATAA
- a CDS encoding UDP-N-acetylmuramoyl-L-alanyl-D-glutamate--2,6-diaminopimelate ligase: protein MLLNQLFKQAPEIEIQSINDDSRKKRANSLFFCVKGMRFDGHQFVQDAILNGAIAVVHSEELSHYEEGILYFRVDDVVDTFNAVANVFYGEPSHHLQMFGVTGTNGKSTTAKIIQEILNPIIPTGNIGSISITYGAVKLQPLLTTPTIIDLHSILKEMVDADMKAATLEVTSVGIEQKRVQGVHFDYAIFTNLNHDHLDFHGSMKNYFEAKKKFFDDLDDKACAIMNIDDPYGLKMVEDSDARVVTYGMSEEAMYSIRQYRIKNDGTSFHLRVYDQEYAMETNLVSCFNLMNVAAAIAALHEAGLDMEVIQERIKSLSRIEGRMEVIDEGQNFNILVDMANTVEGLSRVLEYATSITPKKCRIIIVNGSAGKKDKSKREKVGELMDQYCDMIILTEDDPRNESPRAIAEEIAKGIKEKPYLIISDRYDAIRQALELADPEDTVLVLGKGNQKFMERDIGRYSYQGDVIIIKEVLKKYVLIKEGEDYEFEQIY from the coding sequence GTGCTATTAAATCAATTATTTAAACAGGCTCCAGAAATTGAGATTCAGTCTATTAACGATGATTCCCGTAAAAAGAGAGCGAATAGTTTATTCTTTTGTGTTAAGGGAATGCGTTTTGATGGGCATCAATTCGTTCAGGATGCAATTTTAAATGGTGCGATTGCGGTTGTCCATAGTGAAGAATTATCCCATTATGAAGAGGGCATTCTTTATTTTCGTGTAGATGATGTTGTGGATACTTTCAATGCGGTTGCGAATGTGTTTTATGGCGAACCATCCCATCACTTACAAATGTTTGGGGTGACCGGTACAAATGGAAAGAGTACAACGGCTAAAATCATTCAAGAGATTTTAAATCCAATCATACCGACCGGGAATATTGGTAGTATTTCAATTACCTATGGAGCAGTAAAATTACAGCCATTATTGACTACCCCAACGATTATTGATTTGCATTCCATTCTAAAAGAAATGGTGGATGCGGATATGAAGGCGGCGACTTTGGAAGTTACCTCTGTTGGCATTGAACAAAAACGTGTGCAAGGTGTCCACTTTGATTATGCAATTTTTACAAATTTAAATCATGACCACCTAGATTTTCATGGTAGTATGAAAAATTATTTTGAAGCTAAGAAGAAGTTCTTTGATGATTTGGATGATAAGGCTTGCGCCATTATGAATATAGATGATCCTTATGGTTTGAAGATGGTGGAAGATAGTGATGCTCGGGTGGTTACTTATGGTATGAGTGAAGAAGCGATGTACTCTATCCGTCAATATCGTATTAAAAATGATGGCACTAGTTTTCACTTGAGAGTGTATGATCAAGAATACGCTATGGAAACGAATTTGGTTTCTTGCTTTAACTTAATGAATGTAGCAGCTGCGATTGCGGCTTTGCATGAGGCTGGCTTAGATATGGAAGTTATTCAAGAAAGAATTAAATCTTTAAGTCGCATTGAAGGGCGTATGGAAGTCATTGATGAGGGACAAAACTTTAATATTTTAGTCGATATGGCAAATACAGTAGAAGGCTTATCAAGAGTGTTGGAATACGCTACTTCGATTACCCCAAAGAAATGTCGCATTATTATAGTCAATGGTTCAGCCGGCAAAAAAGATAAGAGCAAGCGAGAAAAAGTTGGTGAATTGATGGATCAGTATTGCGATATGATTATTCTGACAGAAGATGATCCTCGTAATGAAAGTCCAAGAGCCATAGCAGAGGAAATTGCGAAAGGAATTAAAGAGAAGCCCTATTTGATTATTTCTGATCGTTATGATGCGATACGCCAAGCTTTGGAGTTGGCTGATCCGGAAGATACAGTCTTAGTTCTTGGTAAAGGCAATCAAAAGTTTATGGAACGTGATATTGGTCGTTATTCTTATCAAGGAGATGTTATAATTATCAAAGAAGTATTGAAAAAATACGTTTTGATCAAGGAAGGAGAAGATTATGAATTTGAACAAATATATTGA
- the ftsZ gene encoding cell division protein FtsZ → MAELTYNQVAKIKVFGVGGAGGNAVNRMVQDGVKGVEFYIANTDLQAMEMSPVANKIQLGKEGLGAGGNPDNGRRAADESEEEIRREMEGADMVFITAGMGGGTGTGASPLFAKVAKELGCLTIGVVTTPFRFEGKKRSNQANQGISNLREYVDSLIIISNNKVLDVLGSVPFDQAFREADNILRQGVQTITDLIAVQAMVNLDFADIKSVMEGQGTALFGIGMAEGDNKAEEAALRAIQSPLLEAQIQGAKNAIINVTGGPSVTLQEASQAVETIEDAAGTEIDTIFGVAINDKLGDAIIVSVIATGFDLPGHEVEKKEEYAPQIGIESATSDFGIDADEDESIPTFFR, encoded by the coding sequence ATGGCAGAATTAACTTACAATCAGGTTGCGAAGATTAAAGTCTTTGGTGTTGGTGGTGCTGGTGGCAATGCGGTAAACCGCATGGTTCAAGACGGTGTTAAAGGCGTTGAGTTCTACATTGCTAACACAGACTTACAAGCAATGGAAATGTCTCCAGTTGCGAATAAAATTCAATTGGGCAAAGAAGGATTAGGAGCCGGTGGTAATCCGGACAATGGGCGCCGTGCTGCTGATGAAAGCGAAGAAGAAATCCGTCGTGAGATGGAAGGCGCTGATATGGTCTTCATCACCGCCGGTATGGGTGGAGGAACCGGCACGGGTGCTTCGCCGTTGTTTGCTAAAGTTGCTAAAGAATTGGGTTGCTTAACCATTGGTGTTGTGACAACACCATTTAGATTTGAAGGTAAGAAGCGTTCCAATCAAGCCAATCAAGGTATTTCAAACTTACGTGAATACGTGGATTCTTTGATTATTATATCGAATAATAAAGTCTTAGATGTCTTAGGTTCTGTACCATTTGATCAAGCCTTTAGAGAAGCAGATAATATCTTACGTCAAGGTGTTCAAACCATTACGGATTTAATTGCGGTACAAGCTATGGTAAACCTGGACTTTGCGGATATTAAGTCTGTTATGGAAGGTCAAGGTACTGCTTTATTTGGTATTGGTATGGCAGAAGGTGACAATAAGGCTGAAGAAGCGGCTTTACGTGCTATTCAATCACCATTGTTAGAAGCTCAAATTCAAGGTGCTAAGAACGCTATTATCAATGTGACAGGTGGCCCTAGTGTTACTTTACAAGAAGCTAGTCAAGCGGTTGAAACGATTGAAGATGCGGCCGGTACAGAAATTGATACAATCTTTGGGGTTGCTATTAATGATAAGTTAGGAGATGCGATTATCGTTTCAGTTATCGCAACTGGATTTGACTTACCGGGTCATGAAGTAGAAAAGAAAGAAGAATACGCGCCTCAAATTGGTATTGAATCAGCAACAAGTGATTTCGGTATTGATGCAGATGAAGATGAAAGTATTCCCACTTTCTTCCGTTAA